One segment of Sphingomonas qomolangmaensis DNA contains the following:
- a CDS encoding L,D-transpeptidase family protein, which translates to MRNRTILGLSGLASAIALTATLATPESATAQAAPTAASATGVDPTVLHVQVILDKLGFGPGVLDGKGGQSLVAALRGFQTSRGLPVTGKADTATLKVLGRYRNWRPTKTIALTPGMLAGPFMANLPEDYGDQAKLPGIPYRSPLEKLAEMFHTTPETLVALNSRETPLKVGQQVVFPNALPTSRDYDVDDADWRRTLAYLNVDARQPVGERVVVDESEGVLKVYDARDRLVGQVSATMGSSQFPLPIGTWTIKGVARNPDWSFDPKLIAGTAPDAEKAIVPPGPNNPVGIVWIDLSKEHYGIHGTPEPAKIGRTESNGCIRLTNWDAARVSMMVKPGTKAVFQR; encoded by the coding sequence ATGCGTAATCGGACCATATTGGGCTTGAGCGGACTGGCGAGCGCTATCGCGCTGACTGCAACGCTGGCTACCCCCGAGTCGGCAACCGCCCAAGCGGCACCCACGGCGGCGAGCGCCACCGGGGTCGATCCTACGGTCCTGCACGTCCAGGTGATCCTCGACAAACTGGGCTTCGGGCCCGGCGTGCTCGACGGGAAGGGCGGTCAGTCGCTGGTGGCGGCGCTGCGCGGGTTCCAGACCAGCCGTGGGCTGCCGGTGACGGGCAAGGCGGATACCGCGACCCTCAAGGTGCTGGGCCGCTACCGTAACTGGCGCCCTACCAAGACGATCGCGCTGACGCCGGGGATGCTCGCGGGTCCGTTCATGGCGAACCTGCCCGAGGATTATGGTGACCAGGCCAAGCTGCCGGGCATTCCGTATCGCTCGCCGCTCGAAAAGCTGGCCGAGATGTTCCACACGACGCCCGAGACGCTCGTCGCGCTCAACAGCCGCGAGACGCCGCTGAAGGTAGGGCAGCAAGTGGTTTTCCCCAACGCGCTGCCGACCTCGCGCGACTATGATGTCGACGATGCCGATTGGCGGCGGACGCTCGCCTATCTCAACGTCGACGCGCGCCAGCCGGTAGGCGAGCGGGTGGTGGTCGATGAATCCGAAGGCGTGCTGAAGGTGTATGACGCGCGTGACCGGCTGGTGGGGCAGGTCAGCGCCACCATGGGATCGAGCCAGTTCCCGTTGCCGATCGGGACGTGGACGATCAAGGGCGTCGCGCGCAATCCCGACTGGTCGTTCGATCCCAAGCTGATCGCGGGCACCGCGCCCGATGCCGAGAAGGCGATCGTGCCGCCGGGGCCCAACAACCCCGTCGGGATCGTGTGGATCGACCTGTCGAAGGAGCATTATGGCATCCACGGCACGCCCGAGCCCGCCAAGATCGGCCGTACCGAGAGCAATGGCTGCATCCGCCTGACCAACTGGGATGCGGCGCGCGTCTCGATGATGGTGAAGCCCGGCACCAAAGCGGTGTTCCAGCGGTGA
- a CDS encoding M23 family metallopeptidase, producing the protein MTRLGWGILLLIVGGIALFGSMLSFGSNGSVREPLVSLRREQPAVPTVPVDPLADTGTRISWNGPLLTVPVAGVPRAAIASSWGDPRGDGTRAHRGHDIMAPRGTPVLAAADGVIEKLFESGGGGGTTLYVRSLDSRWSYYYAHLAGYAPGIREGFAVRAGDVLGYVGDTGNAGPGNYHLHFGMHLMQPGDDWHQGRAVDPTPLLAGTAAAR; encoded by the coding sequence ATGACTCGGCTGGGTTGGGGGATCCTGCTGCTGATCGTGGGCGGCATCGCGCTGTTCGGATCGATGCTGTCGTTCGGCTCGAACGGCAGCGTGCGCGAGCCGTTGGTGTCGCTTCGCCGCGAGCAACCCGCGGTTCCCACCGTGCCCGTCGATCCGCTTGCCGATACCGGCACGCGGATCAGCTGGAACGGGCCATTGCTGACGGTGCCGGTCGCCGGGGTGCCGCGCGCCGCGATCGCATCGAGCTGGGGCGACCCGCGCGGCGATGGGACACGTGCGCATCGCGGGCATGACATCATGGCGCCGCGCGGTACCCCCGTGCTGGCGGCGGCCGATGGCGTGATCGAGAAATTGTTCGAGAGCGGCGGTGGCGGCGGGACGACCCTGTACGTCCGCTCGCTCGATAGTCGCTGGTCCTATTATTATGCGCATCTGGCGGGCTATGCGCCCGGCATCCGCGAGGGGTTCGCGGTGCGCGCGGGCGATGTGCTGGGCTATGTCGGCGATACCGGCAACGCCGGCCCGGGCAACTATCACCTGCACTTCGGCATGCACCTGATGCAGCCGGGTGACGACTGGCATCAGGGGCGCGCGGTCGATCCGACGCCGCTGCTTGCCGGGACAGCCGCCGCTCGCTAA
- the efp gene encoding elongation factor P produces the protein MKISGVDIRPGNIIEYETGIWRAVKIQHTQPGKGGAYMQVELKNLIDGRKNNVRFRSAESVERVRLDTKDFQYLFAEGDTLTFMDKDNYEQITLDKGVLGDAADFLQDGMDVVMECYDERPISVQLPDTIEALIVEADAVVKGQTASSSYKPAILENGVRVMVPPHIGAGTKIVVDVYERTYVKRAD, from the coding sequence ATGAAGATCAGCGGCGTGGACATTCGTCCCGGCAACATCATCGAATATGAAACCGGCATCTGGCGCGCGGTGAAAATTCAGCACACCCAGCCCGGCAAGGGCGGCGCCTATATGCAGGTCGAGCTGAAGAACCTGATCGACGGCCGCAAGAACAATGTCCGCTTCCGATCGGCAGAGTCGGTCGAGCGCGTCCGGCTCGATACCAAGGATTTCCAGTATCTCTTCGCCGAGGGCGACACGCTGACGTTCATGGACAAGGACAATTACGAGCAGATCACGCTCGACAAGGGCGTGCTGGGCGACGCGGCCGACTTCCTGCAGGACGGGATGGACGTGGTCATGGAATGCTATGACGAGCGCCCGATCAGCGTCCAGCTGCCCGACACGATCGAGGCGCTGATCGTCGAAGCCGATGCGGTGGTGAAGGGCCAGACGGCGTCGTCGTCGTACAAGCCCGCGATCCTCGAAAACGGCGTTCGCGTGATGGTGCCGCCGCATATCGGCGCGGGGACCAAGATCGTCGTCGACGTGTACGAGCGTACCTATGTGAAGCGCGCTGATTGA
- a CDS encoding NuoB/complex I 20 kDa subunit family protein produces MGVEFNPAHPAQRGAVGLTGGASVVTPPDQQFFGDLNGELNDKGFLVTSTEDLFTWARTGSLWWMTFGLACCAVEMIHVNMPRYDMERFGAAPRASPRQSDVMIVAGTLCNKMAPALRRVYDQMSEPKYVISMGSCANGGGYYHYSYSVVRGCDRIVPVDIYVPGCPPTAEALLYGVMQLQRKIRRIGTIER; encoded by the coding sequence TTGGGAGTAGAATTCAACCCCGCGCATCCCGCCCAGCGGGGCGCCGTCGGCCTGACCGGCGGTGCGAGCGTGGTCACGCCGCCCGACCAGCAGTTTTTCGGCGACCTGAATGGCGAGCTGAACGACAAGGGTTTCCTGGTCACCTCGACCGAGGATCTGTTCACCTGGGCGCGTACCGGCAGCCTGTGGTGGATGACCTTCGGCCTGGCATGCTGCGCGGTCGAGATGATCCACGTCAACATGCCGCGCTATGACATGGAGCGCTTCGGCGCCGCACCGCGTGCGTCGCCGCGCCAGTCGGACGTGATGATCGTCGCGGGCACCTTGTGCAACAAGATGGCCCCTGCGCTTCGCCGCGTGTACGACCAGATGTCCGAGCCGAAATACGTGATTTCGATGGGCAGCTGCGCCAATGGCGGCGGCTATTATCATTACAGCTACAGCGTCGTTCGCGGCTGCGACCGGATCGTGCCGGTGGACATTTACGTCCCCGGGTGCCCGCCGACCGCCGAGGCGCTGCTGTATGGCGTGATGCAGTTGCAGCGGAAGATCCGCCGCATCGGCACGATCGAGCGTTGA
- a CDS encoding fructose bisphosphate aldolase — protein sequence MNTAEMTAKIAHGNGFIAALDQSGGSTPKALAGYGVADGAWDGDEEMFALIHQMRSRIITSPAFSGDKVIGAILFERTMDGMVDGKPAPQALIERGVVPFLKIDKGLEDEANGVQLLKPMRGLDALLARARDLGVFGTKERSVVHLANAAGIDAVVAQQIAVAQQVLAAGLMPILEPEVNIKSAEREAADVLLRDSLIKALDTMPGDDKVMLKLSIPAKPCAFDALVEHPRVLRVVALSGGFERPQACTELAKNRGMIASFSRALLADLRHGMSDAEFDAALGGAIDEIHAASTQKVAA from the coding sequence ATGAATACCGCCGAGATGACCGCGAAGATCGCCCATGGGAATGGTTTCATCGCCGCGCTTGACCAGTCGGGTGGTTCGACCCCCAAGGCGTTGGCCGGCTATGGCGTCGCGGACGGCGCCTGGGACGGCGACGAGGAGATGTTCGCGCTGATCCACCAGATGCGCAGCCGGATCATCACCTCGCCCGCGTTCAGCGGTGACAAGGTGATCGGCGCGATCCTGTTCGAACGGACGATGGACGGCATGGTCGACGGCAAGCCCGCCCCGCAGGCGCTGATCGAGCGCGGCGTGGTGCCGTTTCTGAAGATCGACAAGGGACTCGAGGACGAGGCGAACGGGGTGCAGTTGCTCAAGCCGATGCGGGGGCTCGACGCGCTGCTGGCGCGCGCGCGCGACCTGGGGGTGTTCGGTACCAAGGAGCGGTCGGTGGTCCACCTTGCAAACGCCGCCGGAATCGACGCGGTGGTGGCGCAGCAGATCGCGGTGGCGCAGCAGGTGCTTGCCGCCGGCCTGATGCCGATCCTCGAGCCCGAGGTGAACATCAAGAGCGCCGAGCGTGAGGCCGCAGACGTGCTGCTGCGCGATTCGCTGATCAAGGCGCTCGATACGATGCCGGGCGACGACAAGGTGATGCTGAAGCTGTCGATCCCCGCCAAGCCGTGCGCGTTCGACGCGCTGGTCGAGCATCCGCGCGTGCTTCGCGTGGTGGCGCTGTCGGGCGGGTTCGAGCGGCCGCAGGCGTGCACCGAGCTGGCGAAGAATCGCGGGATGATCGCGAGCTTCAGCCGCGCGTTGCTGGCCGATCTGCGCCACGGCATGAGCGATGCGGAGTTCGACGCGGCGCTGGGCGGTGCGATCGACGAGATCCACGCGGCGTCGACGCAGAAGGTCGCGGCCTGA
- a CDS encoding NADH-quinone oxidoreductase subunit C, which produces MKAPAPRYAENGDTIDLAQLALGAMIVEAQDKVGEVTITVDRLQLYDAMIALRDTPGLEYQQLMEIAGVDYPSRPERFDVCYHLLSLTRNHRLRVRVVTDEEKPVPSIVSIWPVAGWLEREVYDMYGVLFDGNPDLRRILTDYGFRGHPFRKDFPLSGFVEMRYSEEAKRVVYEPVKLAQDFRTFDFMSPWEGAQYVLPGDEKAAVAPQAQAKGAPSPVTADDAAKVPASPAKDVQPQATEKKVTESRADTGAGRADSGNLAKDKPVDPDVPSPDGGEGKQ; this is translated from the coding sequence ATGAAGGCGCCCGCTCCCCGTTACGCCGAGAATGGCGATACCATCGACCTGGCGCAGTTGGCGCTGGGGGCGATGATCGTCGAAGCGCAGGACAAGGTCGGCGAGGTGACGATCACCGTCGATCGCCTGCAGCTGTACGATGCGATGATCGCGCTGCGCGATACGCCCGGCCTCGAATATCAGCAGCTGATGGAGATTGCGGGTGTCGACTATCCGTCGCGGCCCGAGCGGTTCGACGTCTGCTATCACCTGCTCAGCCTGACGCGGAACCATCGGCTGCGCGTTCGCGTGGTCACCGACGAGGAAAAGCCGGTGCCGTCGATCGTCTCGATCTGGCCGGTCGCGGGCTGGCTCGAGCGCGAGGTGTACGACATGTACGGCGTGCTGTTCGACGGTAATCCCGACCTGCGCCGGATCCTGACCGACTATGGCTTTCGCGGTCATCCGTTCCGCAAGGACTTCCCGCTCTCGGGCTTTGTCGAGATGCGCTATTCGGAAGAAGCCAAGCGCGTGGTGTATGAGCCCGTGAAGCTGGCGCAGGACTTCCGCACCTTCGACTTCATGAGCCCGTGGGAAGGCGCGCAATATGTGCTGCCCGGGGACGAGAAGGCCGCGGTCGCGCCGCAGGCGCAGGCCAAGGGTGCGCCTTCGCCGGTAACCGCCGACGACGCAGCGAAGGTGCCGGCGTCGCCCGCCAAGGACGTCCAGCCACAGGCGACCGAGAAGAAGGTGACCGAGAGCCGCGCCGATACCGGTGCCGGACGGGCCGATTCGGGGAATTTGGCCAAGGACAAGCCGGTCGATCCCGACGTGCCCTCGCCCGATGGCGGGGAAGGAAAGCAGTAA
- the thiE gene encoding thiamine phosphate synthase → MDDIEDPLGPLDPSFAVQFQRDDRRPKCQLYLISPLDVGGEFPDRLRRALGAGPAAAFQFRVKDVDQHKAAMLAEPLQRICAEHDVAFLVNDSISLAKRLGADGVHLGQDDGDPREARAVLGPAAQIGVTCHDSRHLAMEAGEAGADYVAFGAFYPTTTKEVRHHPHPVILSWWATVFEMPCVAIGGITPVNAPPLIEAGADFLAVSGAVWGHDEEVAMRRFGQLLA, encoded by the coding sequence ATGGATGATATCGAAGACCCGCTAGGCCCGCTCGACCCTTCGTTCGCGGTGCAGTTCCAGCGCGACGACCGGCGCCCCAAATGCCAGCTTTACCTGATCTCGCCGCTCGACGTGGGGGGCGAGTTTCCCGATCGGCTGCGGCGGGCGCTGGGCGCCGGGCCGGCGGCGGCGTTCCAGTTCCGGGTGAAGGACGTCGACCAGCACAAGGCGGCGATGCTGGCCGAACCGCTCCAGCGGATCTGCGCCGAGCATGACGTCGCGTTCCTGGTCAACGACAGCATCAGCCTGGCCAAGCGGCTGGGCGCCGATGGCGTCCATCTGGGGCAGGACGATGGCGACCCGCGCGAGGCGCGCGCGGTGCTGGGGCCGGCAGCGCAGATCGGCGTGACCTGCCACGACAGCCGGCATCTGGCGATGGAAGCCGGTGAGGCGGGGGCCGACTATGTCGCGTTCGGCGCCTTCTATCCGACGACCACCAAGGAAGTGCGGCATCATCCGCACCCGGTGATCCTGTCGTGGTGGGCGACGGTGTTCGAAATGCCGTGCGTGGCGATCGGCGGGATCACCCCGGTCAACGCGCCGCCGTTGATCGAGGCGGGCGCCGATTTCCTCGCGGTATCGGGCGCGGTTTGGGGGCATGACGAGGAAGTCGCGATGCGGCGCTTCGGGCAGCTGCTGGCTTGA
- a CDS encoding NADH-quinone oxidoreductase subunit A: protein MVDLSQYLPILLFLGVALILSSAFVFLPMVASRFTGSHKPTPEKLTEYECGFPAFEDSRSQFDVRFYLVAILFIIFDLEAAFLYPWAVTVFDLGWVAWTSMMIFIAELALGLIYAWKKGALDWE from the coding sequence TTGGTCGACCTGTCGCAATATCTGCCGATCCTGCTGTTTCTGGGCGTCGCCCTGATCCTGTCGTCGGCGTTCGTGTTCCTGCCGATGGTGGCCTCGCGCTTCACCGGTTCGCACAAGCCGACGCCCGAGAAGCTGACCGAATATGAGTGCGGCTTTCCCGCGTTCGAGGATTCGCGCAGCCAGTTCGACGTGCGCTTTTATCTGGTCGCCATCCTCTTCATCATCTTCGATCTCGAGGCGGCGTTCCTATATCCTTGGGCAGTGACGGTGTTCGATCTGGGCTGGGTGGCCTGGACGTCGATGATGATCTTCATCGCCGAACTCGCGCTTGGCCTGATTTACGCCTGGAAAAAGGGAGCTCTCGATTGGGAGTAG
- a CDS encoding DUF1440 domain-containing protein, with protein MQNSTEIAVTPSIEDVARGALAGLAAGLVASFAMNQFQAVASKLMGTGDDAGSDEEPATVRAAERLSALATGEELADEAKAGAGNAVHYALGGALGLAYGIAAEFRPAVTKGFGSGFGMSTFALLDEIAVPASGLGAAPSEAPASTHLYSAASHVVFGSVTEAVRLGVRRLLRRG; from the coding sequence ATGCAGAACAGTACGGAAATCGCGGTCACCCCTTCGATCGAGGATGTCGCCAGGGGAGCGCTGGCGGGGTTGGCGGCAGGGCTGGTGGCGTCGTTTGCGATGAACCAGTTCCAGGCGGTGGCCTCGAAGCTGATGGGCACCGGCGACGATGCCGGCTCGGACGAGGAGCCAGCGACGGTGAGGGCGGCCGAGCGGCTATCGGCGCTGGCGACCGGCGAGGAACTGGCCGACGAAGCCAAGGCCGGGGCGGGCAATGCGGTGCATTACGCGCTGGGTGGCGCGCTGGGGCTGGCCTATGGCATCGCCGCCGAGTTCCGCCCGGCGGTGACCAAAGGGTTCGGCAGCGGCTTCGGGATGTCGACCTTCGCGCTGCTCGACGAGATCGCGGTGCCGGCGAGCGGGCTTGGGGCGGCGCCGAGCGAAGCCCCGGCGTCGACGCATCTATATTCGGCGGCATCGCATGTCGTGTTCGGCAGCGTGACCGAAGCCGTGCGGCTGGGCGTGCGCCGACTGCTGCGGCGCGGATAG
- a CDS encoding phosphoglycerate kinase, whose translation MARNFKTLDDMGDVTGKRVLVREDLNVPMAEGKVSDDTRLRAAVHTVSELSDKGAIVLVLAHFGRPKVPSPEHSTALLTKPFEAVLGREVRYIDWENATEAVAMLAPGDIALLENTRFFGGEEKNDPAVVDRFAALGDLYVNDAFSAAHRAHASTAGLAHKLPSFAGRQMEAELDALDKALGNPEHPVAAVVGGAKVSTKLDVLTHLVGRVDHLIIGGGMANTFLAARGVNVGKSLAEHELTATAEAIFEQAERANCTIHLPYDVVVAKEFAAHPASLRTCNVHEVAADEMILDIGPAATEALGDVLKNCRTLVWNGPLGAFETPPFDTATMALARTAAALTSDGSLVSVAGGGDTVAALNQAGVAGEMSFVSTAGGAFLEWMEGKDLPGVAALARD comes from the coding sequence ATGGCACGCAATTTCAAGACGCTCGACGACATGGGTGACGTCACCGGCAAGCGCGTGCTGGTGCGCGAGGACCTCAACGTGCCAATGGCCGAGGGAAAGGTCAGCGATGACACGCGGTTGCGCGCGGCGGTGCACACCGTCAGCGAGCTTTCGGACAAGGGCGCAATCGTGCTCGTGCTCGCGCATTTCGGCCGGCCCAAGGTGCCGAGCCCCGAACATTCGACCGCGCTGCTGACCAAGCCGTTCGAAGCGGTGCTGGGGCGCGAGGTCCGCTATATCGATTGGGAGAACGCGACCGAGGCGGTTGCGATGCTGGCGCCGGGCGACATCGCGTTGCTCGAAAACACCCGCTTCTTCGGCGGCGAGGAGAAGAACGACCCGGCGGTGGTCGATCGCTTCGCGGCGCTGGGCGACCTGTACGTCAACGACGCTTTTTCGGCGGCGCATCGCGCGCACGCATCGACCGCGGGGCTGGCGCACAAGCTGCCTTCGTTCGCGGGGCGGCAGATGGAGGCCGAGCTCGACGCGCTCGACAAGGCGCTGGGCAATCCCGAGCATCCGGTCGCGGCGGTGGTCGGCGGCGCCAAGGTTTCGACCAAGCTCGACGTGCTGACGCATCTGGTGGGCCGCGTCGATCATCTGATCATCGGCGGCGGGATGGCGAACACCTTCCTGGCGGCGCGCGGGGTGAATGTCGGCAAGAGCCTGGCCGAGCACGAGCTGACCGCGACCGCCGAGGCGATCTTCGAGCAGGCCGAGCGCGCCAACTGCACGATCCATCTGCCCTATGACGTGGTGGTGGCGAAGGAATTCGCCGCGCACCCGGCATCGCTGCGGACCTGCAACGTGCATGAGGTCGCGGCCGACGAGATGATCCTCGACATCGGGCCGGCGGCGACCGAGGCGCTGGGCGATGTGCTCAAGAATTGCCGCACATTGGTTTGGAACGGGCCGCTGGGCGCGTTCGAGACGCCGCCGTTCGATACCGCGACGATGGCGCTGGCGCGCACCGCTGCGGCACTGACGTCCGATGGGTCTTTGGTGTCGGTAGCGGGGGGCGGCGATACCGTCGCCGCGCTCAATCAGGCGGGGGTAGCGGGTGAGATGAGCTTCGTGTCAACCGCGGGCGGCGCGTTCCTCGAATGGATGGAGGGCAAGGATCTGCCCGGGGTCGCGGCGCTGGCGCGCGACTGA
- a CDS encoding inositol monophosphatase family protein encodes MAALSGLLSVMERAARKAAPRLRRDFNEVQHLQVSKKGPADFVSMADQRAERTLYDELLKARPDWGFLLEEGGDIKGDPDKPRWIVDPLDGTTNFLHGMPHFAISIAVEDPRGPQGRPEITHALVYQPLTDESFWAEKGRGAWLQDARLRVSARRDMSEALIATGIPFMGHGNFAEWSRIFGAIAPEVAGIRRLGAASLDLAWVAAGRYDGFWESGLEPWDCAAGMLLIKEAGGFVTDFRGGDSPMERKQLLAANDGMHSKLHKLLAGALRNA; translated from the coding sequence ATGGCAGCCCTATCCGGCCTTCTCAGCGTCATGGAACGCGCCGCGCGCAAGGCGGCGCCGCGGCTTCGTCGCGACTTCAACGAAGTCCAGCATCTGCAGGTCTCGAAAAAGGGGCCCGCCGATTTCGTGTCGATGGCCGACCAGCGCGCCGAGCGCACCTTGTACGACGAACTCCTGAAGGCACGCCCCGATTGGGGGTTCCTGCTCGAGGAAGGCGGCGACATCAAGGGTGACCCCGACAAGCCGCGCTGGATCGTAGATCCGCTCGACGGCACCACCAACTTCCTCCACGGCATGCCGCATTTCGCGATCTCGATCGCGGTCGAAGATCCGCGCGGGCCACAGGGGCGCCCCGAGATCACGCATGCGCTGGTCTATCAGCCGCTGACCGACGAGAGTTTCTGGGCCGAAAAGGGCCGCGGGGCGTGGTTGCAGGATGCGCGGCTTCGCGTATCGGCGCGGCGCGATATGTCCGAGGCGCTCATCGCCACCGGCATCCCGTTCATGGGGCATGGCAATTTCGCCGAGTGGAGCCGGATCTTCGGTGCGATCGCCCCCGAAGTTGCAGGCATTCGCCGGCTGGGCGCCGCCTCGCTCGACCTCGCCTGGGTCGCTGCGGGCCGTTATGACGGCTTCTGGGAAAGTGGGCTCGAGCCTTGGGATTGTGCTGCGGGGATGCTGCTGATCAAGGAGGCCGGCGGCTTCGTCACCGATTTCCGCGGTGGCGATTCGCCGATGGAGCGCAAGCAGTTGCTTGCCGCCAATGACGGCATGCATTCGAAGCTGCACAAGCTGTTGGCGGGCGCGCTGCGCAACGCCTGA